One Mycolicibacter sp. MU0083 DNA window includes the following coding sequences:
- the mbtM gene encoding long-chain-fatty acid--ACP ligase MbtM — translation MSALANALTRAMTGSEHDLVVFDPDAATWRRHPWTEVHARAESLAARILDGDHDGAVGLVGEPTAELVAAIQGAWLAGRSLSILPGPVRGAEPRRWARATLDRFVRIGVGTVFSHGPVLELLRAEEIRGGPAVLDVAAAAATGRSIDPVVAAPDVPAVLQGTAGSTGTPRTAMLSPAAVLANISGLSAHVGVDPADDVGCSWLPLYHDMGLTFLLSAAVTGSPLWLAPTAAFAASPFRWLSWLHDSRATLTAAPNFAYSVIGKYARRVPEVDLSRLRVAINGGEPVDCAGLQRFAVELAKYGLDPGALTPSYGLAEATCAVTAPTPGTGLRYDEIVGAAGDDTVRRHAVLGKPIPGMQVRITPVAQRHDELPEREVGEVEIRGTSMMTGYLGEPALDDDSWFPTGDLGYFTDDGLVVCGRAKEIITIAGRNVFPTEIERVAAEVRGVREGAVVAVGTDGIRPGLLIAAEFRGRDEAGARAEVISQVASQCGVVPADVVFLAPGSLPRTSSGKLRRLEVKRSLEVMK, via the coding sequence GTGAGCGCGCTGGCGAACGCGCTGACGCGGGCGATGACCGGGTCGGAACACGACCTGGTGGTCTTCGACCCGGACGCCGCGACCTGGCGTCGCCATCCCTGGACGGAGGTGCACGCCCGAGCGGAAAGCCTCGCCGCCCGGATTCTCGACGGCGACCACGACGGGGCGGTCGGGCTGGTCGGTGAGCCTACGGCTGAGCTGGTCGCGGCCATCCAGGGCGCTTGGCTGGCCGGGCGCAGCCTGTCGATCCTGCCCGGACCGGTGCGCGGCGCCGAACCCCGGCGATGGGCTCGGGCCACGCTGGATCGCTTCGTCCGGATCGGAGTCGGCACGGTATTCAGTCACGGTCCGGTGCTGGAACTGCTGCGTGCCGAGGAAATCCGCGGTGGCCCGGCGGTGCTCGATGTCGCTGCGGCAGCCGCCACCGGGCGTTCGATCGACCCGGTCGTAGCGGCTCCCGACGTGCCCGCGGTATTACAGGGCACCGCCGGGTCCACCGGTACTCCGCGCACCGCCATGCTGTCGCCCGCGGCGGTGCTGGCCAATATCTCGGGCCTGAGCGCCCACGTCGGCGTCGACCCCGCCGATGACGTCGGCTGCAGCTGGCTGCCGCTCTACCACGACATGGGTCTAACCTTTCTGCTCAGCGCGGCGGTGACCGGATCGCCGCTGTGGCTGGCGCCCACCGCGGCATTCGCCGCTTCGCCGTTTCGGTGGCTGAGCTGGCTGCACGACAGCCGCGCCACCCTGACCGCCGCGCCGAACTTCGCCTACAGCGTGATCGGTAAGTACGCGCGCCGGGTTCCCGAAGTGGATCTGAGCCGGCTACGGGTTGCCATCAACGGTGGCGAACCGGTCGACTGCGCCGGATTGCAACGATTCGCCGTCGAACTCGCCAAGTACGGGCTGGACCCCGGTGCCCTCACCCCGTCCTACGGCTTGGCCGAAGCCACCTGCGCGGTGACGGCGCCGACGCCCGGAACCGGACTGCGTTACGACGAGATCGTCGGCGCCGCCGGCGATGACACCGTGCGCCGCCATGCCGTGCTCGGCAAGCCGATCCCCGGAATGCAGGTCCGCATCACCCCGGTAGCGCAGCGGCACGACGAGCTCCCCGAGCGTGAGGTCGGCGAAGTCGAGATCCGCGGCACGTCGATGATGACGGGCTACCTGGGCGAACCGGCCCTGGATGACGACTCCTGGTTCCCCACCGGCGATCTGGGCTACTTCACCGACGACGGACTGGTGGTCTGCGGCCGGGCCAAGGAGATCATCACGATCGCCGGACGCAACGTCTTTCCCACCGAGATCGAGCGGGTCGCGGCGGAGGTGCGCGGCGTCCGCGAGGGTGCGGTAGTTGCGGTCGGCACCGACGGAATCCGCCCGGGATTGCTGATCGCCGCGGAGTTTCGCGGCCGCGACGAGGCCGGGGCCCGCGCCGAAGTGATCTCCCAGGTCGCCTCGCAGTGCGGGGTGGTCCCCGCCGACGTGGTGTTTCTGGCACCGGGGTCGCTGCCCCGGACGTCGTCGGGCAAGCTGCGGCGACTGGAGGTCAAACGGAGCCTGGAGGTGATGAAGTGA
- a CDS encoding GNAT family N-acetyltransferase — MTDAATILHRELTDISDEVRSVPAPPVPVLAEPYAIRVADPDADAEMLSEWMNRPHLAETWESAWPPERWHAYLSAQVAGSFTRPLIVSRHGQDNGYIELYRAAKDSIAKYYAAHPHDLGMHGAVADIAAVNRGFAAILLPRVMNSVFDLEPQCRRMMFEPEYRNTAMRRLAEYVGGTFLGEHDMGYRKMALYAVLRYPDDDPLSNSSA; from the coding sequence ATGACTGACGCCGCCACCATCCTGCACCGCGAGCTGACGGACATCTCCGACGAGGTTCGCAGTGTGCCGGCACCGCCCGTACCGGTACTCGCCGAGCCCTATGCGATCCGCGTCGCCGACCCGGACGCCGACGCCGAGATGCTCTCCGAGTGGATGAACCGCCCACACCTGGCCGAAACGTGGGAGTCCGCCTGGCCGCCGGAGCGCTGGCATGCCTATCTGAGCGCCCAGGTCGCGGGTAGCTTCACCCGGCCGCTCATCGTCAGCCGGCACGGACAGGACAACGGTTATATCGAGCTATACCGGGCCGCAAAGGATTCCATCGCCAAGTACTACGCCGCCCACCCGCACGATCTGGGTATGCACGGGGCCGTCGCCGACATCGCAGCGGTCAATCGTGGTTTCGCGGCGATTCTGCTGCCGCGCGTCATGAACAGCGTGTTCGACCTGGAACCCCAGTGCCGGCGGATGATGTTCGAGCCCGAATACCGCAATACCGCGATGCGCCGGTTGGCCGAGTATGTGGGCGGCACGTTCCTCGGCGAGCATGACATGGGGTATCGCAAGATGGCGCTGTACGCGGTGCTGCGCTACCCCGACGACGACCCGCTGTCGAACAGCTCGGCGTAG
- the mbtN gene encoding mycobactin biosynthesis acyl-ACP dehydrogenase MbtN produces the protein MTEATTGSDIDAYRALLDEAFDQRVAEWTAQAEATERFPRALIEHLGRSGVFAQKWANGPHPDVAKLVALALKLGQLRSAGIGVGVSLHDSAIAILRRFGRSEYLQNICAQAIAGQSVLCIGASEESGGSDLQIVETEVRSRRDGFEVRGRKKFVSLSPIADHIVVVARGVDHDENSRHGNVLVIAVPIAQVHVNEPYRKVGAGPLDTAAVDIDTWVPADALIARPGTGLAAISWGLAHERMSIAGQVAASCQLILGLTHARMMRRRQFGATLFEHQALRMRVADLQARVDLLRHALDGVAVKGRLDLRTAAAMKVTAARLGEEVFSECMHIFGGSGYLVDETPIGRWWRDMKLARVGGGTDEVLWELVAAGMRPDYDGYAELFDSGSSSG, from the coding sequence GTGACCGAAGCGACCACCGGGTCCGACATCGACGCCTATCGCGCCCTGCTGGACGAGGCGTTCGACCAACGGGTCGCCGAGTGGACCGCCCAGGCCGAAGCCACCGAGCGATTTCCGCGCGCGCTGATCGAGCACCTGGGCCGTAGCGGCGTGTTCGCCCAGAAGTGGGCCAACGGCCCGCACCCCGATGTGGCCAAGCTGGTGGCCTTGGCGCTCAAACTGGGGCAGCTGCGGTCGGCCGGCATCGGAGTAGGGGTGAGCCTGCACGATTCGGCCATCGCGATCCTGCGCCGGTTCGGGCGCTCCGAATACCTGCAGAACATCTGTGCGCAGGCCATCGCCGGCCAGTCGGTGCTGTGCATCGGCGCATCGGAGGAGTCCGGCGGGTCGGACCTGCAGATCGTCGAAACCGAAGTTCGTTCCCGGCGTGACGGTTTCGAGGTGCGTGGCCGCAAGAAATTCGTCTCGCTGTCGCCGATCGCCGACCACATCGTGGTGGTCGCCCGCGGCGTGGACCACGACGAGAACAGTCGGCACGGCAACGTCCTGGTCATCGCGGTCCCCATCGCGCAGGTGCACGTCAACGAGCCCTACCGCAAAGTGGGCGCCGGGCCGCTGGACACCGCCGCGGTCGACATCGATACCTGGGTGCCGGCTGACGCCCTGATCGCCCGGCCGGGTACCGGCCTGGCTGCGATCTCCTGGGGGCTGGCGCATGAGCGCATGTCGATCGCCGGGCAGGTCGCCGCATCGTGTCAGCTGATACTGGGGCTCACCCACGCCCGGATGATGCGCCGCCGACAGTTCGGCGCCACGCTGTTCGAGCATCAGGCGCTGCGGATGCGGGTGGCCGACCTGCAGGCCCGTGTCGATCTACTCCGCCACGCACTCGACGGCGTCGCAGTCAAGGGTCGGCTCGATTTGCGCACCGCCGCGGCCATGAAGGTCACCGCGGCCCGTCTCGGCGAAGAGGTGTTCTCCGAATGCATGCATATCTTCGGTGGCTCGGGCTACCTGGTCGATGAGACACCGATCGGGCGCTGGTGGCGGGATATGAAACTGGCCCGCGTCGGTGGCGGTACCGATGAGGTGCTCTGGGAACTGGTGGCCGCGGGAATGCGGCCCGACTACGACGGCTACGCCGAGCTGTTCGACAGCGGGTCGTCGTCGGGGTAG
- a CDS encoding amino acid adenylation domain-containing protein, with product MHGRALPSPSVHDEVAELLGVDAGSIDPAQDLIASGLDSIRMMALSGRWRKRGIDIDFATLAAQPTIAAWSELVADGAGADDAGPDGGSSVTDSGDPTAPFPLAPLQRAYWVGRNHQQQLGGVAAHLYVEFDGVGVDPERLAAAAAELAVRHPMLRVEILADGTQRIGDRGLPVKIIDLRDLDAEAVERRLLATREAKSHQLLDGEVLELSLSLLPGGRTRLHVDLDMQAGDAVSYRRFMSDLAVLYDGGKPPELDYTYREYRAAMTAVEAARSSADQQWWSERIPTLPESPCLPLVPTAEQADPRRSVRRWHWFDAPAREALFAAARRHGVTPAMAFAASYAGALARWSTSRRFLLNVPMFGREPFHPQVDMLVGDFTSSVMLDVDLTRANTPLSRALAVQEALHASARHRGYSGLSVLRDLSRHRGVQTLAPFVFTSGLGLGDLFGGKVTEQFGAPVWTISQGPQVLLDAQVTPLDGGLLVNWDVREDAFRPGVAEAMFDYHLDELRRLADPAAWTVPDSPDAPESQRVVRAAVNSTAADPSGEALHTGFFRQAELQPDAPAVYAGREVVSYRQLRDQALGVAAALRDEGVQAGDTVAVMGPKNAEQLPAVLGVLAAGAVYLPIGADQPRERAEALLGTGSVRVALLSGEQQAPASVPALRLAEVLSRPAVRDESVAVASDPDAPAYVLFTSGSTGEPKGVELTHDAVMNTVEFFIRRFEIGSTDRWLSLATLETDMSIPDVFVSLRTGGAVVVVDEDQRRDPDAWARLIDEHRVTALNFMPGWLEMLLAVGDGRLASLRAVAVGGDWVRPELVRRLRGYAPQVRFAGLGGATETAVHATIFEVTAGLPKNCSAVPYGVPLPNMACRVVGDDGSDCPDWVIGELWITGRGIARGYRGRPDLTAERFVEYPLDGVPRTWYRTGDLARYWPDGTLEFVGRADHRVKISGYRVELGEVETALGAIAGVHAAVAAVLPGPAGSDGLAALVRVGDDSGLTAGRIRDALIDLVPAHMIPRWIAVVDGVPFNDAGKIDRAAVASLLADEIGRSGGTPGILASPRSALERALCQIVAGVLGRDGDTVGVHDDFFSLGGDSVLATKVVAEIRVWLDAPRIMVSDMFAARTVAALGEVLTSRETDAGRMESVAEMYVEVAEMSEADVMSALDAGPASE from the coding sequence GTGCACGGTAGGGCGCTACCTTCACCGTCCGTCCATGACGAGGTCGCAGAACTGCTCGGCGTGGACGCGGGCAGCATCGATCCGGCGCAGGATCTGATCGCCTCGGGGCTGGATTCGATTCGGATGATGGCGCTGTCGGGTCGGTGGCGCAAACGGGGGATCGACATCGATTTCGCGACGTTGGCGGCCCAGCCCACGATTGCGGCGTGGTCGGAACTGGTGGCCGACGGCGCCGGTGCCGATGACGCCGGGCCCGACGGCGGTTCGTCGGTCACGGATTCCGGTGACCCCACCGCGCCGTTTCCGCTCGCGCCGCTGCAGCGCGCCTACTGGGTGGGCCGAAACCATCAGCAGCAACTCGGCGGCGTCGCCGCGCATCTCTACGTCGAATTCGACGGCGTCGGCGTCGATCCCGAGCGGCTGGCCGCGGCGGCCGCCGAACTGGCCGTCCGACACCCGATGCTGCGGGTCGAGATCCTGGCGGACGGCACCCAGCGCATCGGAGACCGCGGCCTTCCGGTCAAGATCATCGACCTGCGCGACTTGGATGCCGAGGCCGTCGAGCGGCGATTGCTCGCTACGCGCGAAGCCAAGTCTCACCAGTTGCTCGACGGCGAGGTACTCGAGCTGAGCCTGTCGCTGCTGCCGGGCGGGCGAACCCGACTGCATGTCGATCTGGACATGCAGGCGGGCGATGCGGTGAGCTATCGCAGATTCATGTCCGATCTCGCCGTGCTGTACGACGGTGGGAAGCCGCCCGAACTGGACTACACCTATCGGGAGTACCGTGCCGCCATGACCGCGGTGGAGGCCGCGCGGTCGTCCGCCGACCAGCAATGGTGGAGCGAACGGATCCCGACCTTGCCCGAATCGCCCTGCCTGCCGCTCGTCCCGACGGCCGAGCAGGCCGATCCGCGACGGAGCGTCCGGCGGTGGCACTGGTTCGACGCGCCGGCGCGCGAGGCCCTGTTCGCCGCGGCCCGCAGGCACGGCGTCACACCGGCGATGGCATTCGCGGCGTCCTACGCCGGGGCATTGGCCCGGTGGTCCACCAGCCGTCGGTTCTTGCTCAACGTGCCGATGTTCGGACGCGAGCCGTTCCATCCGCAGGTGGACATGCTGGTCGGCGACTTCACGTCGTCGGTGATGCTCGACGTCGACCTGACCCGGGCGAACACCCCGTTGTCGCGGGCGCTCGCGGTGCAGGAGGCTCTGCATGCCAGTGCACGCCACCGCGGCTACTCCGGATTGTCGGTGCTGCGCGATCTGAGTCGCCACCGCGGTGTCCAGACGTTGGCGCCGTTCGTGTTCACCAGCGGACTCGGATTAGGGGATCTGTTCGGCGGCAAGGTAACCGAACAGTTCGGCGCACCGGTGTGGACAATCTCCCAAGGGCCGCAGGTACTGCTGGATGCTCAGGTGACACCGCTCGACGGCGGCCTGTTGGTGAACTGGGATGTCCGAGAAGACGCGTTCCGGCCCGGGGTGGCCGAGGCGATGTTCGACTACCACCTCGACGAACTGCGCCGACTTGCCGACCCCGCTGCCTGGACGGTGCCCGATTCGCCGGATGCACCCGAATCTCAGCGTGTGGTGCGGGCGGCGGTGAACAGCACGGCCGCCGACCCCAGCGGTGAGGCACTGCACACCGGGTTCTTTCGGCAGGCTGAGCTGCAACCGGATGCTCCCGCGGTGTATGCCGGTCGCGAAGTCGTGAGCTACCGGCAGTTGCGTGATCAGGCACTGGGGGTGGCGGCCGCGCTGCGCGACGAGGGCGTTCAGGCCGGTGACACGGTAGCGGTGATGGGGCCGAAGAACGCCGAGCAGCTACCGGCGGTGCTGGGTGTTCTCGCCGCGGGCGCGGTGTACCTGCCCATCGGTGCCGATCAGCCACGTGAGCGGGCGGAGGCGTTACTGGGGACGGGCTCGGTTCGGGTCGCGCTGCTCTCCGGCGAGCAGCAGGCGCCCGCATCGGTGCCCGCGCTGCGCCTTGCCGAAGTGCTATCCCGCCCGGCCGTTCGGGATGAATCGGTCGCGGTGGCAAGCGATCCCGACGCCCCGGCCTATGTTCTGTTCACGTCGGGCTCCACCGGCGAACCCAAGGGCGTGGAGCTGACGCACGACGCCGTGATGAACACCGTCGAGTTCTTCATCCGGCGCTTCGAGATCGGGTCGACCGATCGCTGGCTGTCGTTGGCGACATTGGAGACCGACATGTCGATCCCCGACGTCTTTGTCAGCCTACGTACGGGCGGCGCGGTCGTGGTGGTCGACGAAGACCAGCGTCGTGACCCCGACGCCTGGGCCCGCCTGATCGATGAGCACCGGGTGACTGCCCTCAACTTCATGCCGGGATGGCTCGAAATGCTGCTTGCGGTCGGCGATGGCCGGCTGGCGTCGTTGCGGGCAGTGGCGGTCGGCGGAGATTGGGTGCGACCGGAGCTGGTCCGCCGACTGCGCGGGTACGCACCCCAAGTCCGCTTCGCCGGCCTGGGCGGTGCCACCGAAACAGCAGTGCACGCAACTATTTTCGAGGTCACCGCGGGGCTGCCGAAGAACTGCAGCGCGGTGCCGTACGGCGTGCCGCTGCCGAATATGGCCTGCCGGGTGGTCGGTGACGACGGCAGCGATTGCCCCGACTGGGTGATCGGCGAACTCTGGATCACCGGACGCGGCATCGCCCGCGGCTACCGTGGCCGTCCCGACCTCACCGCGGAGCGCTTCGTCGAGTACCCGCTGGACGGGGTACCGCGTACCTGGTACCGGACCGGAGACCTCGCCCGGTATTGGCCGGACGGCACGCTGGAGTTCGTCGGCCGCGCCGATCACCGCGTCAAGATCAGCGGCTACCGCGTCGAGCTCGGGGAGGTCGAGACCGCACTGGGCGCAATCGCGGGCGTCCATGCCGCGGTGGCCGCGGTGCTGCCCGGCCCGGCGGGTTCGGACGGCTTGGCGGCGCTGGTCCGGGTGGGTGATGATTCGGGTTTGACGGCGGGGCGGATTCGCGACGCTCTCATCGATCTCGTTCCCGCGCATATGATTCCGCGTTGGATCGCGGTGGTGGATGGGGTGCCGTTCAACGATGCGGGCAAGATCGACCGCGCGGCCGTCGCAAGTCTGCTTGCCGACGAGATCGGGCGATCCGGCGGTACACCGGGAATTCTTGCCTCGCCGCGGTCGGCATTGGAGCGGGCGCTGTGTCAAATCGTCGCGGGCGTTCTGGGCCGAGACGGCGACACCGTGGGCGTCCACGACGACTTCTTCTCGCTCGGCGGTGATTCGGTCCTCGCGACGAAGGTCGTGGCCGAGATCCGGGTATGGCTCGACGCGCCACGGATCATGGTGTCGGACATGTTCGCGGCCCGGACGGTCGCCGCGCTGGGCGAGGTGCTCACCAGCCGTGAAACCGACGCCGGCCGAATGGAGTCGGTCGCCGAGATGTACGTCGAGGTTGCGGAGATGTCGGAGGCCGATGTCATGTCGGCCCTCGATGCGGGCCCGGCGAGCGAGTAA